Proteins from a genomic interval of Streptomyces sp. NBC_01445:
- a CDS encoding acetolactate synthase large subunit: MTEQATGAHHPQPRPRGQQSAPVEHVTGAKSLIRSLEEVGVDTVFGIPGGTILPAYDPMMDSTRVRHVLVRHEQGAGHAATGYAQATGKVGVCMATSGPGATNLVTPIADAMMDSVPLVAITGQVVTKAIGTDAFQEADIVGITMPITKHSFLVTRAEDIPKAIAEAFHIASTGRPGPVLVDIPKDVLQAQTTFSWPPQQDLPGYRPVTKPHAKQIREAAKLITAAKRPVLYVGGGVLKAHATAELKVLAELTGAPVTTTLMALGAFPDSHPLHVGMPGMHGAVTAVTALQKADLIVALGARFDDRVTGKLDSFAPFAKIVHADIDPAEIGKNRVADVPIVGDAREVIADLVQAVQKEHSEGHKGDYSAWWKDLSRWRDTYPLGYDQPEDGSLSPQNVIERIGQLAPEGTIFAAGVGQHQMWAAHFIQYEKPATWLNSGGAGTMGYSVPAAMGAKAGMPDRAVWAIDGDGCFQMTNQELTTCALNNIPIKVAIINNGALGMVRQWQTLFYNQRYSNTVLHSGPDDVKDNKGTRVPDFVKLSEAMGCYAIRCERPEDLDKVIAEANSINDRPVVVDFIVHEDAMVWPMVAAGTSNDEVMAARGVRPDFGDNEDD; the protein is encoded by the coding sequence ATGACCGAGCAGGCCACCGGGGCCCACCATCCGCAGCCGCGGCCCCGAGGACAGCAGTCCGCCCCCGTCGAGCACGTCACGGGTGCGAAGTCCCTCATCCGTTCGCTCGAGGAGGTCGGGGTCGACACCGTATTCGGCATTCCCGGCGGCACGATCCTTCCCGCGTACGACCCGATGATGGACTCGACCCGGGTGCGGCACGTTCTCGTGAGGCACGAGCAGGGCGCGGGGCACGCGGCCACCGGCTACGCGCAGGCCACCGGCAAGGTCGGCGTCTGCATGGCGACGAGCGGTCCGGGTGCGACGAACCTGGTGACGCCGATCGCGGACGCCATGATGGACTCCGTCCCGCTGGTCGCGATCACCGGTCAGGTCGTGACCAAGGCCATCGGCACGGATGCCTTCCAGGAGGCGGACATCGTCGGCATCACGATGCCGATCACGAAGCACAGCTTCCTGGTCACCAGGGCCGAGGACATCCCGAAGGCGATCGCCGAGGCATTCCACATCGCCTCGACCGGCCGTCCCGGCCCGGTCCTCGTGGACATCCCGAAGGACGTGCTGCAGGCGCAGACGACGTTCTCCTGGCCGCCGCAGCAGGACCTGCCCGGCTACCGCCCGGTGACCAAGCCGCACGCCAAGCAGATCCGCGAGGCCGCGAAGCTGATCACCGCCGCGAAGCGGCCGGTCCTCTACGTCGGCGGCGGTGTGCTCAAGGCGCACGCCACGGCCGAGCTGAAGGTCCTCGCCGAGCTCACCGGAGCGCCCGTCACCACCACCCTGATGGCGCTCGGCGCATTCCCCGACAGCCACCCGCTGCACGTGGGAATGCCGGGCATGCACGGTGCGGTCACCGCCGTCACCGCGCTGCAGAAGGCCGACCTGATCGTCGCCCTCGGAGCCCGCTTCGACGACCGCGTCACCGGCAAACTGGACAGCTTCGCCCCGTTCGCGAAGATCGTCCACGCCGACATCGACCCGGCCGAGATCGGCAAGAACCGCGTCGCCGACGTGCCGATCGTCGGTGACGCCCGCGAGGTCATCGCCGACCTGGTCCAGGCCGTGCAGAAGGAGCACAGCGAGGGCCACAAGGGTGACTACAGCGCCTGGTGGAAGGACCTCAGCCGCTGGCGCGACACCTACCCGCTGGGCTACGACCAGCCCGAGGACGGCTCGCTCTCACCGCAGAACGTCATCGAGCGGATCGGCCAGCTCGCGCCCGAGGGCACGATCTTCGCCGCGGGCGTCGGCCAGCACCAGATGTGGGCCGCGCACTTCATCCAGTACGAGAAGCCCGCCACTTGGCTCAACTCCGGCGGCGCCGGAACGATGGGCTATTCGGTGCCCGCCGCGATGGGCGCGAAGGCCGGCATGCCGGACCGGGCCGTCTGGGCGATCGACGGCGACGGCTGCTTCCAGATGACCAATCAGGAACTGACCACCTGCGCGCTCAACAACATCCCGATCAAGGTCGCCATCATCAACAACGGCGCCCTCGGCATGGTCCGCCAGTGGCAGACGCTGTTCTACAACCAGCGCTACTCCAACACCGTGCTCCACAGCGGCCCCGACGACGTCAAGGACAACAAGGGCACCCGCGTCCCCGACTTCGTCAAGCTGTCGGAGGCCATGGGCTGTTACGCCATCCGGTGTGAGCGCCCCGAGGACCTGGACAAGGTCATCGCAGAGGCCAACTCCATCAACGACCGCCCCGTCGTCGTGGACTTCATCGTCCACGAGGACGCCATGGTGTGGCCGATGGTCGCCGCAGGCACCTCCAACGACGAAGTCATGGCCGCCCGCGGGGTCCGCCCCGACTTCGGCGACAACGAAGACGACTGA